From the Scophthalmus maximus strain ysfricsl-2021 chromosome 11, ASM2237912v1, whole genome shotgun sequence genome, one window contains:
- the LOC118299221 gene encoding claudin-4, whose product MYSAGVEILGMILAVAGWLGVMVACGLPMWRVAAYVGQNIVISQVIWEGLWMNCSVQSTGQMHCRVHDSMLGLPVDLQAARALVIISMVLCIAAIGLSVAGAKCTNCSRDVSSKPRLVVAAGGTFVVAGLLLLVAVSWTAHAIVLGFYDPLLEETAKREFGNALYFGWAASCLLIVAGVLLCCSCPPRSATVPSGGGSVPPRADYSAVKTMSVNGYTRRDYV is encoded by the coding sequence ATGTACTCTGCGGGCGTGGAGATCCTCGGCATGATCCTGGCCGTGGCCGGTTGGCTGGGGGTGATGGTGGCCTGCGGCCTGCCCATGTGGCGGGTGGCCGCCTACGTCGGTCAGAACATAGTCATCTCCCAGGTGATCTGGGAGGGCTTGTGGATGAACTGTTCGGTGCAGAGCACAGGCCAGATGCACTGCAGGGTGCACGACTCCATGCTGGGGCTGCCGGTAGACCTGCAGGCGGCTCGAGCCTTGGTCATCATCTCGATGGTGCTGTGCATTGCAGCCATCGGCCTCTCAGTGGCTGGGGCCAAGTGCACCAACTGTAGCCGGGACGTGAGCAGTAAACCGAGGCTCGTCGTGGCCGCTGGAGGAACCTTTGTGGTGgctggactgctgctgctggtggctgTGTCCTGGACGGCCCACGCCATCGTCCTGGGCTTCTACGACCCGCTGCTGGAGGAGACAGCGAAGAGAGAGTTTGGCAATGCTCTGTACTTTGGCTGGGCTGCCTCCTGCCTGTTGATTGTTGCAGGGGTCCTGCTCTGTTGCTCCTGCCCCCCCAGATCAGCTACAGTGCCGAGTGGCGGCGGCTCTGTTCCCCCCCGGGCGGACTACTCGGCTGTCAAGACCATGTCAGTGAATGGATACACCAGAAGAGACTACGTGTAA